Proteins co-encoded in one Andreesenia angusta genomic window:
- the hpf gene encoding ribosome hibernation-promoting factor, HPF/YfiA family: MLNTITGRNIEITDALRDTIDKKMSRLDKYFQKEMDATVTLNVEKLRQIVEVTIPFSGSIVRAEETSEDMYASIDKAIDVLERQIRKHKEKLKNKKHTDETIRFENITSLPADDVEEEGKVVKVKKFPIKPMDEEEAILQMELLGHAFFVFQNGETGDTNVVYKRKDGHYGLIEPQN, from the coding sequence ATGTTAAATACAATCACAGGTAGAAATATCGAAATAACAGACGCGCTAAGGGACACAATAGACAAGAAGATGTCGAGGCTTGATAAGTATTTCCAAAAGGAGATGGATGCTACAGTAACACTTAATGTAGAGAAGCTTAGACAAATTGTGGAGGTTACAATTCCTTTCTCAGGAAGCATAGTTAGAGCAGAAGAGACAAGTGAGGATATGTACGCATCTATAGACAAGGCTATAGACGTGCTTGAAAGACAGATCAGAAAGCATAAAGAGAAGCTTAAGAACAAGAAGCACACTGACGAGACTATAAGGTTTGAAAATATAACATCTCTTCCGGCAGACGATGTAGAAGAAGAGGGGAAAGTTGTAAAGGTGAAGAAATTCCCTATAAAGCCTATGGATGAAGAAGAAGCTATACTTCAGATGGAGCTTTTAGGACACGCATTCTTCGTATTCCAAAACGGAGAGACTGGAGATACAAACGTAGTTTACAAGAGAAAAGACGGACACTACGGACTAATAGAACCACAAAACTAG
- a CDS encoding nucleotidyltransferase substrate binding protein — MDKSDVRWIQRFSNYQKALRQLQSAMELKKERSLSNLEKQGVIQAFEYVHELGWKTLKDFLESRGNTDIYGSRDAARAAFSLGIVEDGEAWMQMIKSWNLTSHTYDESTADEILSMISDIYFKAFMELEDKLEELKHEERVL, encoded by the coding sequence ATGGATAAAAGCGATGTTCGCTGGATTCAACGCTTCAGCAACTACCAAAAAGCGCTAAGACAGCTTCAAAGTGCAATGGAGCTAAAGAAGGAAAGAAGTCTTTCGAACTTGGAAAAGCAAGGTGTTATACAGGCATTTGAATATGTTCACGAGCTGGGCTGGAAGACGCTGAAGGACTTTTTGGAGAGTAGAGGAAATACGGATATATATGGCTCCAGGGACGCTGCAAGAGCTGCTTTTTCACTTGGAATAGTGGAGGATGGAGAAGCTTGGATGCAGATGATAAAGAGTTGGAATCTCACAAGCCATACATACGACGAAAGCACTGCGGATGAAATTCTCTCCATGATATCGGATATATACTTCAAAGCTTTTATGGAGCTTGAAGATAAGCTTGAAGAGCTTAAACACGAGGAGCGCGTGCTATGA
- a CDS encoding nucleotidyltransferase domain-containing protein: MKYGLSDRVLEQILSVLRRYDKVEKAVIYGSRAKGNYRPGSDIDITLFGKGLTILDLHNLEIMLDELYLPYSFDLSIFEKLQNEDLIDHINRVGKVIFDREKRV; the protein is encoded by the coding sequence ATGAAGTATGGGTTGTCAGACAGAGTCTTAGAACAAATACTATCCGTACTTCGTAGATATGACAAAGTAGAAAAAGCGGTGATTTACGGGTCGAGAGCCAAAGGAAACTACAGACCAGGGTCTGATATAGATATTACGTTATTTGGAAAGGGCTTGACGATTCTAGACCTGCACAATCTAGAGATAATGCTCGACGAACTGTATTTGCCATATAGCTTTGACTTGTCTATATTTGAAAAGCTTCAGAACGAGGACTTGATTGACCATATAAACAGAGTCGGCAAGGTTATCTTCGATAGAGAAAAGCGAGTTTAA
- a CDS encoding flagellar protein FlaG, translated as MMNIAGGVSSSLDTPGIRPMEAKERPLTTQVEQSKSSQESENNPKEEKVDLESLQSLLGGVNDKLEPYDTQVQFSVHEKTKQVMIKVVNTATNETVREIPSEKLMDIMANLLEVAGILVDVKA; from the coding sequence ATGATGAACATAGCTGGTGGAGTGTCTTCAAGTCTTGATACGCCTGGAATAAGACCGATGGAGGCAAAAGAAAGGCCGTTGACTACTCAGGTTGAACAGAGTAAGAGCAGCCAAGAGAGCGAGAATAATCCGAAAGAGGAAAAAGTTGACTTAGAAAGTCTTCAGAGTCTTTTAGGCGGTGTCAACGATAAACTTGAGCCTTATGACACCCAAGTTCAGTTCTCCGTACATGAAAAGACAAAGCAGGTTATGATAAAGGTTGTAAATACAGCTACAAATGAGACTGTCAGGGAGATTCCTTCGGAAAAGCTTATGGATATAATGGCGAACTTGTTAGAAGTAGCAGGTATTTTAGTGGATGTTAAAGCGTAA
- a CDS encoding RNA-binding domain-containing protein — protein MELTKEILKGESKVLEFKENMPNNESIAKTIIAFSNTSGGKLLIGVSDKREIIGIDKNLDIFDIQDKVASIIYDNCYPTIIPEIYTSNIDGKIIMVIEVFRGNLIPYFMKKYGENEGVYIRVGATNRKASFENILDLERQSRRISFDEEINYDEDFGDMDITPVEKRFRDMGKTLDLEKLKNLKLIKVENGRVYATNGLSIILGTFENCMVKCSRFKGTSMDVFLDKKEYIGDLFSQIDKIEGFIKSHIKLKSEIKGLQRKDILEIPIEAIREAIVNAIVHRDYANKGRDVKVGIYDDILNIVSPGGFPSTITEEDIISGRSEVRNKVIARVFKELNYIEQWGSGINRIKSSCIKHGLKEPLIKETGDFVSVEIYRELPGSADKVPGSADKVPGSADKNIDLSDQEVKVLNYLKDNAKVTTSQTMKLCSVKERRARIILKGMVEKRLLRVVGKGRATCYTVNNLDGQK, from the coding sequence ATGGAACTGACAAAAGAAATCTTAAAAGGTGAGAGTAAAGTTCTAGAGTTTAAAGAAAATATGCCAAATAATGAGTCTATAGCTAAAACTATTATTGCATTCTCTAATACTAGTGGTGGAAAACTCTTGATAGGTGTAAGTGATAAGAGGGAGATTATCGGGATTGATAAGAATTTAGATATATTTGATATTCAAGATAAAGTAGCCTCGATAATATACGATAATTGCTATCCAACTATTATCCCGGAGATATATACATCAAATATTGATGGGAAAATAATAATGGTTATAGAGGTGTTTAGGGGAAACTTGATCCCATATTTTATGAAGAAATATGGGGAAAACGAAGGAGTTTACATAAGAGTCGGAGCAACGAATAGAAAGGCGAGCTTTGAAAATATATTAGACTTAGAAAGACAGAGTAGAAGAATAAGTTTTGATGAGGAAATAAACTATGATGAAGATTTTGGCGATATGGACATAACCCCGGTTGAAAAGAGATTTAGAGATATGGGGAAGACTTTGGATTTAGAAAAGTTAAAGAACTTAAAATTAATTAAAGTAGAGAATGGCAGAGTTTATGCTACAAATGGGCTATCGATAATATTAGGGACGTTTGAGAACTGTATGGTAAAATGCAGTAGGTTTAAGGGAACTAGCATGGATGTATTTTTAGACAAAAAAGAATATATCGGAGACTTGTTTTCTCAAATTGATAAAATCGAGGGATTTATAAAGAGTCATATTAAGCTGAAATCTGAGATTAAAGGGCTTCAAAGAAAGGATATACTTGAAATACCAATTGAAGCTATAAGAGAGGCAATAGTGAATGCTATTGTACATAGAGACTATGCTAATAAGGGTAGGGATGTAAAAGTTGGAATATATGATGATATTTTAAATATAGTTTCTCCAGGAGGATTCCCGAGTACAATAACAGAGGAAGATATAATTAGTGGAAGATCTGAGGTCAGAAATAAAGTTATTGCTAGGGTTTTTAAGGAGTTAAACTATATAGAGCAGTGGGGAAGTGGTATAAATAGGATAAAATCTTCGTGTATAAAGCATGGCTTAAAGGAACCTTTAATTAAGGAGACTGGAGATTTTGTGAGCGTAGAAATATATAGAGAGCTGCCGGGAAGTGCCGATAAAGTGCCGGGAAGTGCCGATAAAGTGCCGGGAAGTGCCGATAAAAATATAGACTTATCAGATCAAGAAGTAAAAGTTTTAAATTATTTGAAAGATAATGCCAAAGTTACGACAAGTCAGACTATGAAACTGTGTAGTGTAAAGGAAAGAAGAGCTAGGATTATATTAAAAGGTATGGTTGAAAAGAGATTACTAAGAGTGGTCGGCAAAGGAAGGGCGACATGTTATACTGTAAATAATTTGGATGGACAAAAATAA
- a CDS encoding YjfB family protein, translated as MDIAALSMGLSQMKLANEVGASVMKLAMDTAKDQSAELTKMMEMSVNPHIGGSIDIKL; from the coding sequence ATGGATATAGCAGCGTTGTCAATGGGACTCAGTCAGATGAAGCTTGCAAACGAAGTTGGCGCTTCTGTAATGAAGTTGGCTATGGATACGGCAAAAGATCAGTCGGCTGAACTTACGAAGATGATGGAAATGTCGGTAAATCCACATATAGGCGGAAGCATAGACATAAAGCTCTAG
- a CDS encoding CBS domain-containing protein — MSSPAITVTLEDAAKYALDLMKEKDVNGTPVVDSNGKLEGMVVKADIYRFLIEPGHIGDCPIDWVMSNDVVSIAPDETVYSANRKLRDKKVTSVPVVEDGVVVGVVSFEDLLDYYLDREC; from the coding sequence ATGAGTTCGCCGGCTATTACGGTGACTTTAGAGGATGCGGCCAAGTATGCGCTTGACCTTATGAAGGAAAAAGACGTGAATGGAACGCCTGTGGTGGATTCAAACGGAAAGCTTGAGGGGATGGTTGTAAAGGCTGACATATACAGGTTTCTTATAGAGCCCGGGCATATAGGCGACTGCCCTATAGACTGGGTTATGAGCAACGATGTAGTGAGCATAGCTCCAGATGAAACTGTCTACTCAGCCAACAGAAAGCTGAGAGACAAGAAGGTGACTTCTGTTCCTGTGGTTGAAGATGGAGTTGTTGTCGGAGTGGTTTCGTTCGAGGATCTACTGGATTATTACTTAGATAGAGAGTGCTAG
- the fliS gene encoding flagellar export chaperone FliS, with protein sequence MAINNPYQQYKQNSINTATPAELTLMLYNGAIKFSLMAKMAMEEKNIEKTNEAILRAQAIVQELNMTLNMDYEISKEFRALYTFVLEKLLDANIQKKTSIIDDEVMPILEGMRDNWKLAIEEAKKPAGVQNVGSANAGV encoded by the coding sequence ATGGCAATAAACAATCCATATCAGCAGTACAAACAGAACTCCATAAACACAGCTACACCTGCGGAGCTTACTCTTATGCTCTACAATGGAGCTATAAAGTTCTCGCTTATGGCGAAGATGGCTATGGAGGAAAAGAACATTGAAAAGACAAATGAGGCCATACTCAGAGCTCAAGCTATAGTGCAGGAGCTCAACATGACACTCAATATGGACTATGAGATTTCGAAGGAATTTAGGGCGCTCTACACTTTTGTGCTTGAAAAACTATTGGATGCTAATATACAGAAAAAGACTTCAATAATAGACGACGAAGTTATGCCTATACTAGAGGGCATGAGGGACAACTGGAAGCTGGCTATAGAAGAGGCCAAAAAACCGGCCGGGGTCCAGAATGTAGGTAGTGCAAATGCCGGAGTCTAG
- a CDS encoding rubredoxin-like domain-containing protein, whose translation MEKLKKDEVWYCVPCGYTTKEEQPPMTCPICYASSDQFVIKHQDEITGY comes from the coding sequence ATGGAAAAACTTAAAAAAGATGAAGTTTGGTACTGTGTTCCATGTGGATATACTACAAAAGAGGAACAGCCACCGATGACTTGTCCGATATGCTATGCATCTTCAGATCAGTTTGTGATAAAGCATCAAGACGAGATAACAGGATATTAA
- the fliD gene encoding flagellar filament capping protein FliD: MVTRISGLASGMDIDSMVKQMLSVDRIKVDKVSQSKQKLEWKQQLYNDLNKEMANFLINARKNLGLSKNTSTGITINTGLSSIGWHKTATSSDDTKVTATVLGTNSFSGTHSLEVKSLAEGVTATSTGAIGNIDKNAATEGLGYSGTFKINGKEVTVETKDTLSTLAKKINSSGAGVKASYDSTLDRFFLQTDAVGASAELKIESDSSGIIADLKLGVQSTDQTSVTLDASKVYSTEGKISATGTVTSGAIRGSQSYGPGYSGEIKIGGASVILAKSDSMAEIVQKINNAGANVKASYDYSTGNFSLENTSGVDVDIEGSTAYGSFLSTMGGVDGKLTIGAATTKTESILNPTGLGYSGTINIGGKDIVLKEQYNMEDIVDLINVESGTTKVTASYDYVTGKLSFNNSSGGDISISGDVPSGGDISLKNILGIDLVDALPDNIANGTTVYSATTNPAGLGHSGEIQINGKLPKITIESTDSLDDIIGKINGVDGITANVTAGVVSITTDTNGIGLNFTGTNIGGAAFINSLGLTVESASVAGTLSANGSTYTGVDGQVEYNGIATSVTSNNFTFNGVNFTAKDVTEAGKPVTVTVATDTQVAMDKIKDFVEEYNKIVEKMGSVIGEKANRNYQPLTEEQKEVMTEKEVELWEERAKKGLLSRDETINRTLSSLRGSLYDKLKNATGTFSHISEMGITTEKYTSGSVGGKLAIDEEKLRAALNSDADSVLEMLFKDGEASDVTSSGTTKEDPRGIFTRISDNLIDGMKNIIDRSGTGDSADLFRNVKSNMLIDFITGNNMSKQGSISMLDKDMLDMSKQIDSLNTWLFNRENAYYARFTAMEKAMQQASAQSGWLMQQTGGN, translated from the coding sequence ATGGTAACTAGAATAAGCGGACTTGCGTCCGGTATGGATATAGATTCAATGGTAAAGCAGATGCTAAGTGTAGACAGAATAAAGGTAGACAAGGTTTCACAGAGCAAGCAAAAACTTGAATGGAAGCAGCAGCTTTACAATGATTTGAACAAAGAGATGGCTAATTTTCTTATAAACGCTAGAAAGAATTTGGGGCTTTCGAAAAATACTTCTACAGGAATTACTATAAATACTGGCCTGTCGAGTATAGGCTGGCATAAAACAGCTACAAGCTCGGATGACACGAAAGTCACGGCAACTGTTTTGGGGACAAACTCTTTCTCGGGGACGCATAGCTTGGAAGTTAAGAGCCTTGCTGAGGGAGTTACAGCTACAAGTACAGGTGCTATAGGAAATATAGATAAGAATGCAGCGACAGAGGGCTTGGGTTACTCTGGGACCTTTAAAATAAACGGGAAAGAAGTTACTGTAGAGACAAAAGATACGCTTTCTACGTTGGCCAAAAAGATAAACTCATCTGGTGCTGGAGTAAAGGCCAGCTATGACTCAACTCTGGATAGATTTTTTTTGCAGACGGATGCAGTTGGAGCTAGTGCAGAGCTGAAGATCGAAAGTGATAGCTCTGGTATAATAGCAGACCTTAAACTTGGAGTACAGTCAACTGATCAGACTTCTGTGACTCTGGATGCAAGCAAAGTGTACTCTACAGAAGGAAAAATAAGTGCTACAGGGACAGTAACGAGTGGAGCTATTAGGGGCAGTCAGTCTTATGGTCCAGGATATTCAGGTGAAATAAAAATAGGTGGAGCATCAGTCATACTCGCTAAGAGCGACAGTATGGCAGAGATAGTGCAAAAGATAAACAATGCTGGAGCGAATGTTAAAGCAAGTTATGACTATTCGACAGGGAATTTTTCACTTGAGAACACTAGTGGAGTTGATGTAGATATTGAAGGAAGCACTGCTTATGGAAGTTTTCTTTCTACAATGGGTGGGGTAGATGGAAAGCTGACTATTGGTGCTGCTACTACTAAAACAGAGAGTATATTAAACCCTACGGGATTAGGGTACTCAGGCACAATAAATATAGGTGGTAAAGATATTGTATTGAAAGAGCAGTACAATATGGAGGACATAGTGGACTTGATAAATGTGGAGTCAGGAACTACAAAAGTGACAGCTAGCTATGATTATGTTACTGGGAAGCTATCTTTTAATAACAGCAGTGGGGGGGATATAAGTATCTCTGGAGATGTTCCGAGTGGAGGAGATATTTCTCTTAAGAATATTTTAGGTATAGATTTAGTAGACGCTTTACCAGATAATATAGCTAACGGGACGACTGTCTATAGTGCTACAACTAATCCAGCGGGACTGGGTCATTCAGGAGAGATACAGATAAATGGTAAATTGCCTAAAATTACGATAGAATCGACAGATAGTTTGGATGATATTATTGGCAAAATAAATGGAGTTGATGGAATAACAGCTAACGTAACTGCAGGTGTGGTTTCCATTACCACAGATACAAACGGAATTGGACTGAATTTTACTGGCACCAATATCGGAGGAGCTGCTTTTATAAACTCGCTAGGACTCACTGTGGAAAGCGCATCCGTAGCTGGTACACTATCTGCAAATGGTAGCACTTACACTGGAGTTGACGGACAAGTCGAATACAACGGAATAGCTACCTCTGTAACAAGCAATAACTTCACATTCAACGGAGTAAACTTCACAGCAAAGGACGTAACCGAAGCAGGCAAGCCTGTAACTGTAACAGTAGCTACAGACACTCAAGTCGCTATGGACAAGATAAAGGACTTTGTGGAAGAGTACAATAAGATAGTTGAGAAGATGGGAAGTGTCATAGGAGAGAAGGCAAACAGAAACTACCAGCCACTTACTGAGGAACAAAAAGAAGTAATGACTGAAAAAGAAGTTGAGCTTTGGGAAGAGAGAGCCAAGAAAGGGCTTTTAAGCAGGGATGAAACTATAAACAGGACTCTTTCTAGCCTAAGAGGAAGTTTATATGACAAGCTTAAGAATGCGACTGGAACTTTCAGTCATATTTCAGAGATGGGTATAACTACGGAAAAATACACTTCGGGTTCGGTTGGTGGAAAACTTGCCATAGATGAAGAAAAACTTAGAGCAGCACTTAATTCAGATGCAGATTCTGTGCTTGAGATGCTTTTCAAAGATGGGGAAGCTTCTGATGTGACTTCATCAGGGACTACAAAAGAGGACCCTAGAGGGATATTTACAAGAATAAGCGACAACCTTATAGATGGAATGAAGAACATCATAGATAGATCTGGAACAGGTGATTCAGCTGACCTTTTCAGAAACGTAAAGTCCAATATGCTTATAGATTTTATAACTGGAAACAATATGTCGAAGCAGGGATCTATATCTATGCTGGACAAGGATATGCTGGATATGAGCAAGCAGATTGATAGCTTAAACACTTGGCTATTTAACAGGGAAAACGCCTACTATGCCAGATTTACTGCTATGGAAAAGGCGATGCAACAGGCTTCTGCTCAGAGTGGATGGCTTATGCAACAGACCGGAGGAAACTAA
- a CDS encoding nicotinate phosphoribosyltransferase, with protein MKIKRNLSMLTDFYELTMGNGYLKSGMADTVAYFDMFFRKIPDAGGFVINAGLEQLVEYFQNLCFEDEDIEFLRSKGIFSEEFLDYLKNFKFSCDVWAIPEGTPVFPHEPLLTIRGPIIQCQLVETMVLLTINHQSLIATKSNRVVRAANGRGVMEFGSRRAQGYDGALLGARAAYIGGCIGTACTLAEKEYGVPALGTMAHSWVQSFDTEYEAFKAYAETYPDGTLLLVDTYNTLKSGVPNAIKIHNEVLKPMGKSLSGIRIDSGDLAYLSKEARKMLDSAGLFDCKIVASSSLDEYLIRDIISQGAEVDLFGVGENLITSKSSPVFGGVYKIVAVEKEGEIVPRIKLSDNPEKVTTPGYKRVYRFYDTNSDKARGDLLTMPNETIDTSREYVLFDPVHTWKKTVLKDYYVKELQVQVFKDGELVYKLPTLPEIKEYSEREVSKLWDEMMRFEFPQKYHVDLSEQLWELKMNMLQK; from the coding sequence ATGAAAATAAAGAGAAATTTAAGCATGCTTACAGACTTTTACGAGCTCACCATGGGCAACGGATATTTGAAGAGTGGAATGGCGGACACAGTGGCTTATTTCGACATGTTTTTCAGGAAAATTCCGGACGCTGGAGGCTTTGTGATAAATGCAGGGCTTGAGCAGCTTGTGGAGTACTTTCAAAATCTTTGTTTTGAAGACGAAGACATAGAGTTCTTGAGGTCCAAGGGGATTTTCTCGGAGGAGTTTCTGGACTATCTTAAAAACTTCAAGTTCTCATGCGACGTATGGGCTATACCTGAGGGCACACCTGTATTTCCTCACGAGCCACTGCTTACGATAAGGGGACCTATAATACAGTGCCAGCTTGTGGAGACGATGGTGCTTTTGACTATAAATCACCAGAGCCTTATAGCTACAAAGTCGAACAGGGTTGTAAGGGCAGCGAACGGCCGTGGCGTTATGGAGTTTGGATCTAGAAGGGCGCAGGGCTATGATGGGGCACTTCTTGGGGCCAGAGCTGCCTATATAGGTGGATGCATCGGAACAGCATGTACACTTGCAGAAAAGGAGTACGGGGTGCCTGCTCTTGGAACTATGGCGCACAGCTGGGTGCAGAGTTTTGACACGGAGTACGAGGCCTTCAAGGCTTATGCAGAGACATATCCAGACGGTACGCTTCTACTTGTGGATACATACAACACGCTGAAATCGGGAGTTCCAAACGCCATAAAGATACACAACGAGGTTTTGAAGCCTATGGGGAAGAGCTTGTCTGGAATAAGGATAGACTCTGGGGACCTTGCATATCTCTCAAAGGAGGCCAGAAAGATGCTGGACTCTGCCGGGCTTTTCGACTGCAAGATAGTGGCTTCGAGCTCGCTTGACGAATACCTCATAAGGGACATAATAAGTCAAGGGGCGGAGGTGGATCTTTTCGGGGTGGGAGAAAACCTTATAACTTCCAAGTCATCCCCTGTATTTGGAGGGGTATACAAGATAGTGGCTGTTGAAAAAGAGGGCGAGATAGTGCCTAGAATAAAGCTGAGCGACAACCCGGAAAAGGTGACTACACCTGGATACAAGAGGGTTTACAGGTTCTACGATACAAATTCGGACAAGGCAAGGGGAGACCTTCTTACAATGCCAAATGAGACTATAGATACAAGTAGGGAGTATGTGCTTTTCGACCCTGTTCACACTTGGAAAAAGACTGTGCTTAAGGACTACTACGTGAAAGAACTTCAGGTTCAGGTTTTCAAGGACGGAGAGCTTGTGTACAAGCTGCCGACGCTTCCAGAGATAAAGGAGTACTCTGAAAGGGAAGTTTCAAAGCTCTGGGATGAGATGATGAGATTCGAGTTTCCGCAGAAATACCATGTGGACCTTTCCGAGCAACTTTGGGAACTCAAGATGAATATGCTTCAAAAATAG